From the genome of Flavobacteriales bacterium:
ATTTCCGCAGGGTAATTGCCCTGATGATCAGGTAGCTCAGCAGTCCGATCGGCCCTGCAAAAAGCGTGAGTATCAAACTCGGAATGATTGCGATATGCAGGATGCCATTCTTGGTCGCATCTCGCGTCATCCAAGCACCGATGAACAGGTCGAAAACCAAGTAATGCACCCAGCCCAGAACAAGGATCTCATCCCGCGAAAAGGACACTTTCAGATGCTCCAGCGTGTCCATTCCGCCATCACCACCTAATGAAGAGAACAAGAGATGGAGATACAAGGAACCTAACAATAACGGATAGAGATAGGAGTGTACCACCACTTTGGTGAGTTTGCTCTTGGGAGCCAAAATCAACAGCAACCAACCGGGAAGCACCGAAAGGTTTGCGATCTTGAAAAGCAGCGGGTAACTCATTTGTGGTAGATGCTTTCGATGATGGAGGCCAGTTCGCGATCCTTGGTGGTCACCACATCGCCCGCATCGTGCGTGCACAAGCGGATCTCAACCTTATTGTATATGTTGGTCCAATTGGGATGATGGTCCATTTTTTCGGCCACCAACGCCACTTCTGTCATAAAGGCGAACGCCTGAATGAAATCTCGGAACTCGAAGGTGCCGATGAGTTGGTTGTCTTTCTCTATCCACATACGGGTTTGAAGATACAAAAAGGGCGAACCGAAATGGTTCGCCCAAAAAATTCCGAATTCAATCCACTTCAGTTAGTTGCCTGAATAGACATGGCGCGGTTTCCAACCGTTATGCCTGAACCACCTGGAATCTTCTTACAACGAACCTCAATCGTTCCAGAAGACGACAGGGTCACCTTACCCATCAATTGATATTGTGAAGTTCCGCTGGAAGAAAGCTGAAATGTTCGCTCCGTATCCGAATCGTCACTATTACCAGCCCTGACAATGCACTTGCATGATGAGCTGCCGTTCCTATCGATGTCTGCGTTAAAGTTGACCAAGTAAGTTCCAGCTGAAACGCTTGAGATGGACATTCCCGAAACCGAGGTGTAGCTTGAAGAATTGATATTCTGACTTGAACTTGACTCGACCGTTGTTGGAGATGAACCCGATGAAGGCAACGCTTGTGTAGAAATATCGCCATTCGCATCGGCCACAACCATCCGTGTTCCGCTTCCTGCAAGGTTCGAAATGCGAGCTCCTCCATTCACATGCAATTTCGCGCTTGGCGAATTGGTACCGATACCGATGTTGCCTGACGAGCCGCTGATGAAGATGCTGTTCTCCGAGCTGTTGCGCGTTAGCACAAAATCGTGGTTGTAACTGTTCATGTATGCCCGGTTGGTAAAAATGCCGGTGGTGCCGGAGTTGGCGAATCCGAAGGTTGCGCCCAGCGAACCGGAATTATTAAGGAAGTCAATGCTGCTCCAACCACTGGTTGTGGTGTTTCTCACAGAAATAACATTCAAACCAGAAGCACTGGTAACCACATCCAATGCCTTTGAAGGCGAAGTAGTACCGATACCGACCTTTCCGTCATGGGTAATGGTCATACGCTCTATGGCAGCACTACTGTATAAGGTTCCATTGGGCTTGGTAAGAAAACTCAGGTTTCCGCCTTTGTTGCTGTTTCCCTGATTCTCAGAAGCTGTACCACGAATAACTGCACTTCCTCCATTTGTAGAAGGAGAAGTATCGTCCGTACTGTCAAAGATGATCTGACCCAACAGATCTCCGTTCTGGGTAGAAGCATCCTCTCGCGTCAGCAGAACCTCCGCGCCTGATGCTGCCCCCACGTTCAGTAATCGGTCCGGGGTTGATGTTCCTATTCCCACATTACCATTGTC
Proteins encoded in this window:
- a CDS encoding pterin-4-alpha-carbinolamine dehydratase, translated to MWIEKDNQLIGTFEFRDFIQAFAFMTEVALVAEKMDHHPNWTNIYNKVEIRLCTHDAGDVVTTKDRELASIIESIYHK
- a CDS encoding DUF4281 domain-containing protein translates to MSYPLLFKIANLSVLPGWLLLILAPKSKLTKVVVHSYLYPLLLGSLYLHLLFSSLGGDGGMDTLEHLKVSFSRDEILVLGWVHYLVFDLFIGAWMTRDATKNGILHIAIIPSLILTLFAGPIGLLSYLIIRAITLRKFTL